In Nitrosococcus halophilus Nc 4, the genomic stretch TCTTTCGTCTGTTATAATTAAATACTTTTACGATGGGGGTAACAGGGCGGTTTCTCGGCCACTCTTTTGCCCGGTGTTAGTGTTAAGCCCCATTGCCACTTAATATCGAAGTTCAATACCCATCTTCAATCCTAGGATCAACTCCACTCAATAGTTATGGTAACGAATTTACTCAGCAAGGTATTTGGCAGCCGCAATGATCGTTTGTTGCGGAGCATGAACAAAGTTGTGGCGCAGATTAATGTCTTAGAGCAGGATATCGCTGCTCTTAGCGATGAACAATTGCAGGCTAAAACCAACGAGTTCCGGAACCGGCTTGCGGAAGGTGAAGATCTGGATGACCTCCTTCCTGAGGCTTTTGCCGTAGTCCGAGAAGCAGGCAAGCGAGTCCTCAACATGCGTCACTTTGATGTCCAGCTTTTGGGAGGCATGGTACTCCACGAGGGCAAAATTGCTGAGATGCGTACCGGTGAAGGTAAGACCCTCGTTGCCACCCTAGCTGCCTACCTTAATGCCCTGCCTGGTAAAGGCGTTCATGTGGTGACCGTGAACGACTACCTGGCCCAGCGTGATGCCCAATGGATGGGACCGCTATACCAGTTTCTAGGGCTTTCCACGGGGGCTATCGTTGCCAACATGGATCCCGTCGCCCGAAGAGCCGCCTACGCCGCAGACATCACTTATGGGACCAATAACGAATTTGGCTTTGATTACCTGCGCGACAATATGGCCTTTAGTTTGGAAGATAAGGTGCAGCGGGAGATGCACTATGCCATTGTGGATGAGGTGGACTCTATTCTAATTGATGAGGCGCGCACACCGCTGATTATCTCCGGCGCTGCTGAGCAAAGTTCCGAGCTTTATCGGCGCATCAATGCTTTTATCCCTCAACTTAGCAAGCAAGAAGGGGAAGAGGGGCCGGGGGATTACACGGTGGATGAAAAGGTGCGCCAAGTGTATCTCACTGAGGCGGGGCACGAGCATGTGGAGCGGATCATGTTCGAATCGGGCTTAATGCAAGAAGGAGAAAGCCTCTACGATGCCGCTAATATTGGTTTGATGCATCACCTAAATGCTGCCTTACGGGCCCATGTGCTCTTTCACAGGGATGTCGATTATATTATTAAGGATAATCAGGTCGTGATTGTGGATGAGTTTACAGGCCGCACCATGCCTGGTCGACGGTGGTCGGAAGGTCTCCATCAAGCGGTAGAGGCCAAAGAAGGCGTGCCGATCCAAAGCGAGAACCAGACCCTGGCCTCGATTACCTTCCAAAATTATTTTCGCCTCTATGACAAATTGGCTGGGATGACGGGGACGGCGGATACCGAGGCTTACGAATTTCAGCAGATTTATGGCCTAGAAGTGGTGGTCGTCCCTACCCACCTTCCCATGGTGCGGGTTGACCATGGGGATAAGGTCTATTTGACCACAGAAGAAAAATTTCAAGCGATTTCTGAAGATATTAAGGACTGCCGCTCCCGTGGTCAGCCGGTCCTGGTCGGGACCACTTCCATTGAGGCTTCCGAGCATCTTTCAAAATTACTCAAAAAAGAGAAAATTGAGCACCAAGTGCTCAATGCTAAATTTCATGAAAAAGAGGCGCAAATTATTTCTCAGGCCGGTCGGCCTGGTACGGTTACCATTGCCACGAACATGGCGGGTCGCGGTACCGATATAGTGCTTGGCGGTAGCTTGGAAGCGGAATTAGCGGCGCTAGATGAGAATGCAGATAAAGCAAAGAGAGAAGAGCTGCGGCGGATTTGGCAGGAGCGTCACGAAGAGGTTGTCGCGGCTGGGGGACTGCATATCATTGGTACTGAACGCCATGAATCCCGCCGTATTGATA encodes the following:
- the secA gene encoding preprotein translocase subunit SecA is translated as MVTNLLSKVFGSRNDRLLRSMNKVVAQINVLEQDIAALSDEQLQAKTNEFRNRLAEGEDLDDLLPEAFAVVREAGKRVLNMRHFDVQLLGGMVLHEGKIAEMRTGEGKTLVATLAAYLNALPGKGVHVVTVNDYLAQRDAQWMGPLYQFLGLSTGAIVANMDPVARRAAYAADITYGTNNEFGFDYLRDNMAFSLEDKVQREMHYAIVDEVDSILIDEARTPLIISGAAEQSSELYRRINAFIPQLSKQEGEEGPGDYTVDEKVRQVYLTEAGHEHVERIMFESGLMQEGESLYDAANIGLMHHLNAALRAHVLFHRDVDYIIKDNQVVIVDEFTGRTMPGRRWSEGLHQAVEAKEGVPIQSENQTLASITFQNYFRLYDKLAGMTGTADTEAYEFQQIYGLEVVVVPTHLPMVRVDHGDKVYLTTEEKFQAISEDIKDCRSRGQPVLVGTTSIEASEHLSKLLKKEKIEHQVLNAKFHEKEAQIISQAGRPGTVTIATNMAGRGTDIVLGGSLEAELAALDENADKAKREELRRIWQERHEEVVAAGGLHIIGTERHESRRIDNQLRGRSGRQGDPGSTRFYLSLEDNLMRIFASERISGLMQKLGMEEGEAIEHPWVTRAIENAQRKVEGHNFDIRKQLLEFDDVANDQRKVVYEQRNELMATDDISEMVQGIRESVIGSVFSQYIPPGSIDEQWDISGLQEALASEFGLQLDIAAWLKTDEDLHEETLRERILEAMESAYKEKESLVSPEVLRHFEKAAMLQVLDSQWKEHLAMMDHLRQGIHLRGYAQKNPKQEFKREAFELFQEMLERIKYDVITLLSKVQVRTESDVEAVEHQRRATSAVEYQHAAASAMAGGAGEAEAPRAESEASESKAPYVREGRKVGRNEPCPCGSGKKYKHCHGKLN